TAAGCTGGGGTTTTTCTATTGCCTTAGAACAAAATACTCTTACTAAGCTAAACGCTTTTACTGCTTATCTGAACTGTCATCAGCTTTTATCTCGACGGTGTCAGTCTTAGCAGCAGTCTCTTTATCAGCAGTAGTATTTTTGTCCGTGTCAGGTAGACGGTTTGGATCCAACGACCCTTTCTTGTTTTTGGGTGCGCTGCCACTACCATTGGCATTGGCTTTTAACGTCGCCACTGAGCTGGATGCTTTATGCTCTGACTTTTTAGCCTCAGGATTTTTAACTTCTGTGCTTTTAGTTTCAGAATTTTTAACTTCAGCGCTTTTAGCCTTTGGACGAGTAGGCTCTAGGTTAGCAGTCTCTAGGCTATTAGATGCAAGGCTAGCAGGATTTTCTTTGGCAGTCACTTTATCCAAATCCGTTAACGACTCTATCGCTGGTGCAACAGTTGGCTGATCCGATTTCTCACTCTGATCTTGATTCTGGTCAGTTAATTCAGCTTTAGTTTGCGTTTCAGCTGCGCCGTCTTGCTCAGCTTCATTATCTATACCCTCAATCAACTCTTTTTCTTTACGCTTTTCAGGCGCTTTTGAGTTGGCTTCAAAATGCGCATCAGCAACGGCACGTGCTTGTACCTGCTTGTGAGTGACATCTACTGGCTTTGGCTGTATATCGTCATCGACGACCAAAGCGACCAGCTTACGATCCCGTGGCACATTACCATCGAACTTGTCCGTAATGACGCTCAGCTTACCTTCTTTATCAAGCGTATATAGCGGGACGTATTGCTTGTTGTCCGCTTTGTATTGCTCAAAAGTATAGCTGTCGGTGATGTTGGTAATCTTAATACGCGCTTTTTTAGATAACATGCTGGCAAGCTTGGTATAAGTGACATCTTTGCCAAATAACCACTGGGAATGAAAGTTTGCCTGTTTAGTATCACGCTCATTTTTGACTTTTTCGTCACTGAATTTAAGACGGAATATCTTTTGCTCACCAAACTCATGACGGTAATGAATCTCTGATAGCGTATTTAGCTCTTTATCCGTACTCATGGCAAATAGATGACCAATACCGATTAAGTCAAGATGATGGTCAGCGTGATCTGAGACTGGATTACCAAAATAAGTACGCAGACCGCTCATACGAGCACCCGCGATATTGGTATAGTTATTATGCGCGACGATTACATCGAAGCCTTGATCTCGCAGAGAAGTCGCAACCAATAACGCTATCGGGTTGGAACCAACGACCAAAATACCATTGGTGGCAGGCTCACGCACACCCAATAAGTTACCGACCATTTTTGCGCCCAAGCCTTGAATCATGACCGTACCGATAATGACCATAAAGACTAGCGGTACTAACAGCTCAACACCTTGAATATCATACTCTTGCAGACGTATAGCAAATAGGGAAGAGATGGCGGCGGCAACGATACCACGTGGGCCAATCCAACTGATCATCAGCTTTTCATTGGTTTTGAGATTAGAGCCAATGGAAGATGCCCAAACGGATAGTGGACGCGCTATGAACATAACGATGGCAAGTAATACAAGTCCTGCAAAACCTACACTCATCAAGCTTGCTAGCTCTACACGAGCAGCAAGAATAATAAATAATACAGAGATTAATAAAACGGTCAGCGACTCGTTAAATTCCAAAATCGTATCGCGTGGGAATTTTGGCCAGTTCGCAAGCGCAACGCCGAGTACCGTAACAGTTAAGAGACCAGATTCGTGCTCTAAGTGATTCGATACCGAAAATAGCACTAAAACAAAGGCAAGGGTGAAGACGTTACGCAGGAACTCAGGCACCATATGACGGCGCATTAAGAAGGCTAATACCCACGCGCCCGCCATACCGAGTGCTGTCGCTAAGACAACAATTTTGGCAAATAGCAAGATACTGCTGGCCTCACCACCTGAGATAATGTACTCGTACACCAATACTACCGCAATCGCGCCGATAGGATCGATGATGATACCTTCCCATTTGAGGATATTAGAGATGGTTTTATTCGGACGCACACTACGCAGTAGCGGCATAATTACCGTCGGACCAGTCACACAGACTAGCGCCCCAAATAGCAGCGCAATGAGAGGATCGACATCGAACAACAGATAAGTCGATAGTGCCACTATAGCAATGGTAATTAGTACGCCGACTGACACCAGCATCTGCACTACGGTACCGTGCTGCTTAATTTCATCGAACTCTAGGGTCAACGAGCCTTCAAACAAAATAATTGCTACACCCAAAGAGATAATAGG
The nucleotide sequence above comes from Psychrobacter sp. P2G3. Encoded proteins:
- a CDS encoding sodium:proton antiporter produces the protein MDTALLLSGVVGIGIAAQWLAWYLKQPSILFLLLIGIIVGPVLGYFDPDLVLGELMFPIISLGVAIILFEGSLTLEFDEIKQHGTVVQMLVSVGVLITIAIVALSTYLLFDVDPLIALLFGALVCVTGPTVIMPLLRSVRPNKTISNILKWEGIIIDPIGAIAVVLVYEYIISGGEASSILLFAKIVVLATALGMAGAWVLAFLMRRHMVPEFLRNVFTLAFVLVLFSVSNHLEHESGLLTVTVLGVALANWPKFPRDTILEFNESLTVLLISVLFIILAARVELASLMSVGFAGLVLLAIVMFIARPLSVWASSIGSNLKTNEKLMISWIGPRGIVAAAISSLFAIRLQEYDIQGVELLVPLVFMVIIGTVMIQGLGAKMVGNLLGVREPATNGILVVGSNPIALLVATSLRDQGFDVIVAHNNYTNIAGARMSGLRTYFGNPVSDHADHHLDLIGIGHLFAMSTDKELNTLSEIHYRHEFGEQKIFRLKFSDEKVKNERDTKQANFHSQWLFGKDVTYTKLASMLSKKARIKITNITDSYTFEQYKADNKQYVPLYTLDKEGKLSVITDKFDGNVPRDRKLVALVVDDDIQPKPVDVTHKQVQARAVADAHFEANSKAPEKRKEKELIEGIDNEAEQDGAAETQTKAELTDQNQDQSEKSDQPTVAPAIESLTDLDKVTAKENPASLASNSLETANLEPTRPKAKSAEVKNSETKSTEVKNPEAKKSEHKASSSVATLKANANGSGSAPKNKKGSLDPNRLPDTDKNTTADKETAAKTDTVEIKADDSSDKQ